A DNA window from Vigna angularis cultivar LongXiaoDou No.4 chromosome 1, ASM1680809v1, whole genome shotgun sequence contains the following coding sequences:
- the LOC108322695 gene encoding auxin efflux carrier component 2, translating into MITIKDIYDVFAAIVPLYVAMILAYGSVRWWKIFTPDQCSGINRFVAVFAVPLLSFHFISSNDPYAMNYHFIAADSLQKVVILGALFLWNTFTKHGSLDWTITLFSLSTLPNTLVMGIPLLKAMYGDFSGSLMVQIVVLQSVIWYTLMLFLFEYRGAKLLITEQFPETAGSITSFRVDSDVVSLNGREPLQTDAEIGEDGKLHVVVKRSAASSMISSFNKSHLTSMTPRASNLTGVEIYSVQSSREPTPRASSFNQTDFYAMFASKAPSPKHGYTNSFQSNSGIGDVYSLQSSKGATPRTSNFEEEMLKMHKKRGGRSMSGELFNGGLVSSYPPPNPMFSGSTSAGGLKKKDSTGGSAAPNKELHMFVWSSSASPVSEGNLRHAVNRAASTDFGTVDPSKAVPHETIASKAVQELIENMSPGRRGSGEKELEMDEGAKYPTSGSPYTCQKKVDIEGNANKNQQMPPASVMTRLILIMVWRKLIRNPNTYSSLLGLTWSLVSFRWHIEMPTIVKGSISILSDAGLGMAMFSLGLFMALQPKIIACGKSVAAFSMAVRFLTGPAVIAATSIGIGLRGVLLHVAIVQAALPQGIVPFVFAKEYNLHADILSTAVIFGMLIALPITILYYVLLGL; encoded by the exons ATGATAACCATTAAGGATATTTATGATGTTTTCGCGGCTATTGTGCCCCTGTACGTGGCTATGATATTAGCATATGGTTCAGTTCGGTGGTGGAAAATTTTCACACCTGATCAATGTTCTGGTATAAACCGCTTTGTTGCGGTCTTTGCAGTTCCACTGCTTAGTTTCCACTTCATCTCCTCCAATGACCCTTATGCTATGAACTACCACTTCATAGCAGCTGATTCTCTTCAGAAAGTTGTCATTCTGGGTGCTCTCTTTCTATGGAACACCTTCACAAAACATGGCAGCCTAGACTGGACCATCACCCTGTTCTCTCTTTCCACTCTTCCAAACACCCTTGTCATGGGGATCCCTCTATTGAAGGCCATGTACGGCGACTTTTCAGGGAGCCTCATGGTTCAAATTGTGGTGCTGCAAAGTGTCATATGGTACACTCTCATGTTGTTCTTGTTTGAATATAGAGGTGCCAAACTCCTCATCACAGAACAGTTCCCTGAGACTGCAGGCTCCATCACCTCCTTCAGGGTTGACTCAGATGTTGTTTCACTCAACGGTAGAGAGCCACTGCAAACTGATGCTGAGATAGGAGAAGATGGAAAGCTCCATGTGGTGGTTAAGAGATCAGCAGCTTCTTCTATGATATCTTCCTTCAACAAATCCCATTTAACTTCTATGACTCCTAGAGCATCTAATCTCACTGGGGTAGAGATCTATTCCGTTCAGTCATCAAGAGAACCAACCCCAAGAGCTTCTAGTTTCAATCAAACAGACTTTTATGCCATGTTTGCAAGCAAGGCACCGAGTCCAAAGCATGGCTACACAAACAGTTTCCAGAGTAATAGTGGTATTGGTGATGTTTACTCGTTGCAATCTTCCAAGGGGGCAACACCAAGGACTTCTAATTTTGAAGAGGAGATGTTGAAGATGCACAAAAAGAGAGGAGGGAGAAGCATGAGTGGAGAGTTGTTTAATGGAGGTTTGGTTTCTTCTTACCCACCTCCGAATCCAATGTTTTCAGGGTCCACAAGTGCTGGTGGCCTCAAAAAGAAAGATAGCACTGGTGGCAGTGCTGCACCTAACAAGGAGTTACACATGTTTGTTTGGAGTTCAAGCGCATCGCCGGTTTCTGAGGGGAATTTGAGGCATGCAGTTAACAGAGCTGCCTCTACCGACTTTGGAACAGTTGATCCTTCCAAGGCTGTTCCACACGAAACTATTGCTTCCAAAG CTGTTCAAGAATTGATTGAGAACATGAGTCCTGGTCGTAGAGGGAGTGGAGAGAAGGAGCTTGAAATGGATGAGGGAGCGAAATATCCCACAAGTGGATCTCCATACACCTGCCAGAAGAAGGTGGACATAGAAGGCAATGCAAACAAAAACCAACAGATGCCACCGGCTAGTGTCATGACAAGACTCATCCTCATCATGGTTTGGAGAAAACTAATAAGAAATCCCAATACCTACTCCAGTCTTCTGGGACTCACATGGTCTCTCGTATCATTTAG GTGGCACATTGAAATGCCAACTATTGTAAAAGGTTCCATCTCAATACTGTCCGATGCTGGTCTAGGAATGGCCATGTTCAGTCTAG GTCTGTTCATGGCATTACAACCCAAGATCATTGCCTGTGGAAAATCTGTTGCAGCATTTTCTATGGCTGTTAGGTTCTTGACAGGTCCAGCGGTTATTGCTGCAACCTCCATAGGCATTGGACTCCGTGGAGTTCTTTTGCATGTTGCAATTGTCCAG GCTGCCCTTCCCCAAGGTATCGTTCCCTTTGTGTTTGCCAAAGAATACAATCTCCATGCAGATATTCTTAGTACTGC GGTTATATTTGGAATGCTGATTGCATTGCCCATAACCATACTCTACTACGTGCTGCTTGGACTCTAA
- the LOC108322703 gene encoding nucleotide-sugar uncharacterized transporter 1 isoform X2 has translation MFNFLLIKDERKILKRKDSDAGERGRALEDLRGSLFNEFRSPEGAKRHQHRTCGPAAALAFNFVVAISIIFMNKMVLQTVKFKFPILLSLIHYVVSWFFMAVLNVFSLLPACPSSKSTKQSALFTLGFVMSLSTGLANVSLKYNSIGFYQMAKIAVTPSIVMAEFVLYRKKVSWPRALALTVVSIGVAVATVTDLQFHFFGACVALAWIVPSAINKILWSRLQQLENWTALAATSAVSHVVLGQFKTCIILLGNYYLFGSNPGIISVFGAFTAIVGMSVYTCLNLKQQTAKIFPHQTSLLPKSKLSKENGSSHNGHYNTENV, from the exons ATGTTCAATTTCTTACTTATAAAAGACGAACGAAAGATTCTCAAGCGCAAAGATAGCGATGCCGGGGAAAGAG GAAGAGCACTGGAAGACCTGAGAGGCTCATTGTTTAATGAATTTCGTTCCCCTGAAGGTGCAAAACGACATCAACATCGCACATGTGGTCCAGCTGCAGCACTTGCCTTCAATTTTGTAGTCGCAATTAGTATTATCTTCATGAACAAAATG GTTCTTCAAACTGTTAAATTCAAATTCCCTATTCTTCTCTCACTAATTCACTACGTAGTGAGCTGGTTCTTTATGGCTGTACTAAATGTGTTCTCTTTGCTTCCTGCTTGTCCCTCCTCAAAGTCAACTAAACAGTCTGCTTTATTTACTCTTGGATTTGTCATGTCTCTATCTACTGGCCTTGCTAATGTCAGCTTGAAGTATAATAG TATTGGTTTCTATCAGATGGCAAAGATTGCAGTAACACCTTCAATAGTTATGGCAGAATTTGTATTGTATAGGAAGAAAGTTTCTTGGCCCAGG GCTTTAGCATTAACGGTAGTATCTATTGGTGTTGCTGTGGCTACAGTGACAGATCTGCAGTTCCATTTCTTTGGTGCCTGTGTCGCATTAGCGTGGATTGTACCTAGTGCTATAAACAAAATCCTCTGGTCCAGATTGCAGCAGCTAGAAAACTGGACTGCTTTGGC TGCTACGTCTGCGGTCTCGCATGTTGTTCTTGGGCAGTTTAAGACATGCATTATCCTTTTGGGAAACTATTATCTCTTTGGATCCAATCCTGGCATAATCAGTGTCTTTGGAGCATTTACAGCTATTGTTGGTATGTCTGTTTACACTTGCCTTAATCTGAAGCAGCAAACAGCCAAGATATTTCCTCATCAGACCTCCCTTTTACCAAAATCTAAACTAAGCAAAGAAAATGGCAGTTCCCATAATGGACATTACAATACAGAAAATGTCTAG
- the LOC108322703 gene encoding nucleotide-sugar uncharacterized transporter 1 isoform X1: MFNFLLIKDERKILKRKDSDAGERGRALEDLRGSLFNEFRSPEGAKRHQHRTCGPAAALAFNFVVAISIIFMNKMVLQTVKFKFPILLSLIHYVVSWFFMAVLNVFSLLPACPSSKSTKQSALFTLGFVMSLSTGLANVSLKYNSIGFYQMAKIAVTPSIVMAEFVLYRKKVSWPRALALTVVSIGVAVATVTDLQFHFFGACVALAWIVPSAINKILWSRLQQLENWTALALMWKTTPITLIFLAVMLPCLDPPGVLSFDWNFINTLVILTSAILGFLLQLSGALALGATSAVSHVVLGQFKTCIILLGNYYLFGSNPGIISVFGAFTAIVGMSVYTCLNLKQQTAKIFPHQTSLLPKSKLSKENGSSHNGHYNTENV; encoded by the exons ATGTTCAATTTCTTACTTATAAAAGACGAACGAAAGATTCTCAAGCGCAAAGATAGCGATGCCGGGGAAAGAG GAAGAGCACTGGAAGACCTGAGAGGCTCATTGTTTAATGAATTTCGTTCCCCTGAAGGTGCAAAACGACATCAACATCGCACATGTGGTCCAGCTGCAGCACTTGCCTTCAATTTTGTAGTCGCAATTAGTATTATCTTCATGAACAAAATG GTTCTTCAAACTGTTAAATTCAAATTCCCTATTCTTCTCTCACTAATTCACTACGTAGTGAGCTGGTTCTTTATGGCTGTACTAAATGTGTTCTCTTTGCTTCCTGCTTGTCCCTCCTCAAAGTCAACTAAACAGTCTGCTTTATTTACTCTTGGATTTGTCATGTCTCTATCTACTGGCCTTGCTAATGTCAGCTTGAAGTATAATAG TATTGGTTTCTATCAGATGGCAAAGATTGCAGTAACACCTTCAATAGTTATGGCAGAATTTGTATTGTATAGGAAGAAAGTTTCTTGGCCCAGG GCTTTAGCATTAACGGTAGTATCTATTGGTGTTGCTGTGGCTACAGTGACAGATCTGCAGTTCCATTTCTTTGGTGCCTGTGTCGCATTAGCGTGGATTGTACCTAGTGCTATAAACAAAATCCTCTGGTCCAGATTGCAGCAGCTAGAAAACTGGACTGCTTTGGC GTTAATGTGGAAAACAACAcctattactttaatttttctgGCTGTTATGTTACCCTGCTTAGACCCTCCTGGTGTACTTTCCTTTGATTGGAACTTCATTAACACATTGGTGATACTCACATCAGCCATTCTTGGATTTTTGCTTCAGTTATCTGGGGCCTTAGCACTAGG TGCTACGTCTGCGGTCTCGCATGTTGTTCTTGGGCAGTTTAAGACATGCATTATCCTTTTGGGAAACTATTATCTCTTTGGATCCAATCCTGGCATAATCAGTGTCTTTGGAGCATTTACAGCTATTGTTGGTATGTCTGTTTACACTTGCCTTAATCTGAAGCAGCAAACAGCCAAGATATTTCCTCATCAGACCTCCCTTTTACCAAAATCTAAACTAAGCAAAGAAAATGGCAGTTCCCATAATGGACATTACAATACAGAAAATGTCTAG